One window from the genome of Rhodopseudomonas sp. P2A-2r encodes:
- a CDS encoding LLM class flavin-dependent oxidoreductase, which translates to MAALSILDLVRVTQETDARGALDNARDLAGHAEQWGYKRFWVAEHHNMAGIASAATSIVISHIAAGTRTIRVGAGGIMLPNHAPIVIAEQFGTLARLYPGRIDLGLGRAPGTDQLTMRALRRSLQSSDNFPQDVLELQAYFAPVGPNQNIQAVPAGGTDVPLWILGSSTYGAQLAAELGLPYAFASHFAPEQLLQALAIYRARFKPSEQLDRPYAMVGVNIIAADTDKEARRLATTQQMSFVNMFRGTRGLSQPPIDDIETYWSPAEKMQAMGMLRRSIVGSPDTVRAGIAALVAETGADELMIVSDVYDHSARLHSYELIAATQSSQQGQLAEAVA; encoded by the coding sequence ATGGCCGCCCTTTCGATCCTCGACCTTGTCCGTGTCACCCAGGAAACCGACGCCCGCGGCGCGCTGGACAATGCGCGCGACCTGGCCGGCCACGCCGAGCAGTGGGGCTACAAACGGTTCTGGGTGGCCGAGCATCACAACATGGCGGGAATCGCCAGTGCCGCAACGTCCATCGTGATCAGCCATATCGCGGCGGGCACCCGGACGATCCGCGTCGGCGCCGGAGGCATCATGCTGCCCAACCATGCTCCAATCGTCATCGCCGAGCAGTTCGGCACCCTGGCACGGCTGTATCCCGGCCGTATCGACCTTGGCCTGGGACGGGCGCCCGGCACCGATCAGTTGACCATGCGGGCCTTACGCCGGTCGCTGCAGAGCTCGGACAACTTCCCGCAGGACGTGCTCGAGCTGCAGGCCTACTTCGCCCCGGTCGGGCCGAACCAGAACATCCAGGCCGTGCCGGCCGGCGGCACCGACGTGCCGCTGTGGATTCTGGGCTCAAGCACCTATGGCGCGCAGCTCGCCGCCGAGCTCGGCCTGCCCTACGCCTTTGCCTCGCATTTCGCGCCGGAACAGCTGCTGCAGGCGCTGGCGATCTACCGCGCCCGCTTCAAGCCGTCCGAGCAGCTCGACCGCCCCTACGCCATGGTCGGCGTCAACATCATCGCCGCCGACACCGACAAGGAAGCCAGGCGCCTGGCGACGACGCAGCAGATGTCGTTCGTGAACATGTTCCGCGGCACCCGCGGCCTCAGCCAGCCGCCGATCGACGACATCGAGACCTACTGGTCGCCCGCCGAGAAGATGCAGGCGATGGGCATGCTGAGGCGCTCGATCGTCGGCTCGCCCGACACCGTGCGCGCAGGCATTGCAGCGCTGGTCGCCGAAACTGGCGCCGACGAATTGATGATCGTGTCGGATGTCTATGATCACAGCGCGCGGCTGCATTCGTACGAGCTGATCGCTGCGACACAGAGCAGTCAGCAAGGGCAGCTGGCAGAAGCCGTCGCCTGA
- the zigA gene encoding zinc metallochaperone GTPase ZigA encodes MQKLPVTVLSGFLGAGKTTLLNHVLNNRHGLKVAVIVNDMSEVNIDADLIRDGDAKLSRTNEKLVEMTNGCICCTLRDDLLREVRMLTEDGRYDYLLIESTGIAEPLPVAATFDFRDENGDSLSDVAQLDTMVTVVDAVNLLKDYSSTDFLQDRGESLEGDRRTLVDLLVEQIEFADVVVLNKVSDATPMQRDNALKIIRALNPDADIVEADLAKVPFDRVLDTGRFDFEKAQQHPLWYKELYGFADHTPETEEYGVQNFVYRARRPFDPAKFQQFLRETWVGVIRSKGHFWLATRPQWVGELSQAGAIVRSEGMGFWWANVPSDRWPDDPYWRQSLKKNWNEIYGDRRQEIVFIGTDMDEADIRSRLDACLVSGKPGMDVAAWANLFDPFPAWKRAEDMASPRAAE; translated from the coding sequence ATGCAAAAACTCCCCGTCACTGTCTTGTCCGGCTTCCTCGGGGCTGGGAAGACCACTTTGCTGAACCATGTGCTGAACAACCGCCACGGCCTGAAGGTTGCGGTGATTGTGAACGACATGAGCGAGGTGAACATCGACGCCGACCTCATTCGCGATGGCGATGCGAAGCTGTCACGCACGAATGAGAAACTGGTCGAGATGACCAACGGCTGCATCTGCTGCACCCTGCGCGACGACCTGCTGCGCGAGGTCCGCATGCTCACCGAGGACGGTCGTTACGACTATCTGCTGATCGAATCGACCGGCATCGCCGAACCGCTGCCGGTCGCCGCCACGTTCGATTTCCGCGACGAGAACGGCGACAGCCTGTCGGACGTCGCACAGCTCGACACCATGGTGACGGTGGTCGATGCGGTGAACCTGCTGAAGGACTATTCCTCGACGGATTTCCTGCAGGATCGCGGCGAGTCGCTGGAGGGCGACCGGCGCACGCTGGTGGATCTGCTGGTCGAGCAGATCGAATTTGCCGACGTGGTGGTGCTGAACAAGGTGAGCGACGCCACGCCGATGCAGCGCGACAACGCACTAAAAATCATCCGCGCGCTCAATCCCGATGCCGACATCGTCGAGGCGGATCTTGCCAAGGTGCCGTTCGACCGCGTGCTCGACACAGGCCGCTTCGATTTCGAAAAGGCCCAGCAGCATCCGCTCTGGTACAAGGAACTGTACGGCTTCGCCGACCACACGCCCGAGACCGAAGAGTATGGCGTGCAGAATTTCGTCTATCGCGCACGGCGGCCTTTCGATCCCGCGAAATTCCAGCAGTTTCTGCGTGAGACCTGGGTCGGCGTAATCCGCAGCAAGGGACATTTCTGGCTGGCGACACGGCCGCAATGGGTCGGCGAACTCAGCCAGGCCGGCGCCATCGTGCGCAGCGAGGGCATGGGATTCTGGTGGGCCAATGTGCCGAGCGACCGCTGGCCCGACGATCCCTATTGGCGACAGTCGCTGAAAAAGAACTGGAACGAGATCTACGGCGACCGTCGGCAGGAGATCGTATTCATCGGCACCGACATGGATGAAGCCGACATTCGCAGCCGGCTCGACGCCTGCCTGGTGTCGGGCAAGCCCGGTATGGACGTCGCGGCCTGGGCCAATCTGTTCGACCCGTTTCCGGCCTGGAAGCGGGCCGAAGATATGGCCAGCCCGCGCGCCGCGGAATGA
- a CDS encoding GMC family oxidoreductase produces the protein MYDVIVVGGGSAGAALAARLSEDPATRVLLLEAGLDWRASEAPWEVTTPNPIPIIHNREYQEKWQWPNLLSRRVAGQNAHFYWRGKGLGGSSMMNGQIAIRGVADAFDEWAALGCTGWAAKDVMPLFSVIEDDEEFGDSPGHGRGGPLPVYRAPADRWGPIDSGLRDAALAAGYPWCADVNGPDGEGAACYPINSRNLRRISTNEGYLEPARGRANLEIRGKALVDRLVIKDGQTTGVVVHIEGQGTMKIDAREIVLCAGAIHSPAILLRSGIGPADELKAMGIAVARDLPVGRNFFDHPLFRTTIQLREDIRPVDPDTRHTNCCVTYSSGLAGGGKRDMILIAFNHRGIGKPGAIGTGLFNAFSRGALTLASIDPSIDPIVEENMLADPRDILRMRDAVKRLAVLTVQPALAGIADWIRLTDTDLTLPQAAALPDHELDALLRRDTGDIQHAAGTCRMTAFDDDNGVVNPDGTVKGLKGLRVADASIMPSDCRANTHLTTVVIGEHIARMMKRKTTAGAVPALAS, from the coding sequence ATGTATGATGTCATTGTCGTCGGCGGCGGGTCTGCCGGCGCTGCCCTTGCCGCCCGCCTGTCGGAAGACCCCGCAACGCGCGTGCTACTGCTTGAAGCCGGACTCGACTGGCGTGCGAGCGAGGCGCCGTGGGAGGTCACCACACCCAACCCGATTCCGATCATCCACAACCGTGAGTATCAGGAAAAGTGGCAGTGGCCCAACCTGTTGAGCCGTCGCGTCGCCGGCCAGAACGCGCATTTCTACTGGCGCGGCAAGGGGCTCGGCGGCTCGTCCATGATGAATGGCCAGATCGCCATTCGCGGCGTCGCCGACGCCTTCGACGAATGGGCGGCGCTGGGTTGCACCGGCTGGGCGGCGAAAGACGTCATGCCGCTATTCTCTGTGATCGAGGACGACGAGGAATTCGGCGACAGCCCGGGCCACGGCCGCGGCGGACCGCTGCCGGTCTATCGCGCGCCCGCAGACAGATGGGGTCCGATCGACAGCGGCTTGCGCGACGCCGCGCTGGCAGCGGGCTATCCATGGTGCGCCGATGTCAACGGCCCCGACGGCGAGGGGGCCGCCTGCTATCCCATCAACAGCCGTAACCTGCGACGCATATCCACCAACGAAGGCTATCTCGAACCGGCGCGCGGCCGTGCCAATCTCGAAATCCGCGGCAAGGCGCTGGTCGACCGGCTGGTGATCAAGGACGGCCAGACCACCGGTGTTGTGGTCCATATCGAAGGCCAGGGCACGATGAAGATCGACGCGCGCGAGATCGTGCTGTGTGCTGGCGCTATTCACAGCCCGGCGATCCTGCTGCGTTCGGGCATCGGCCCCGCCGACGAGCTGAAAGCCATGGGCATCGCGGTCGCGCGCGACCTCCCGGTCGGCAGAAACTTCTTCGATCATCCGCTGTTCCGCACGACGATCCAGCTGCGCGAGGACATCCGCCCGGTCGATCCCGATACCCGCCACACCAACTGCTGCGTGACCTATTCTTCCGGCCTCGCCGGCGGCGGCAAGCGCGACATGATCCTGATCGCCTTCAACCATCGCGGCATCGGCAAGCCCGGCGCCATCGGCACCGGCCTGTTCAATGCATTTTCGCGCGGTGCCCTGACGCTGGCGTCGATCGATCCGTCGATCGATCCGATCGTCGAGGAGAACATGCTCGCCGACCCTCGCGATATCCTGCGGATGCGCGATGCGGTAAAGCGGCTGGCGGTGCTGACCGTGCAGCCGGCGCTGGCCGGGATCGCCGACTGGATCCGCCTCACCGACACCGACCTGACCCTGCCGCAAGCGGCGGCGCTGCCGGATCACGAACTTGACGCGCTGCTGCGCCGCGACACCGGCGACATCCAGCATGCCGCCGGCACCTGCCGCATGACCGCCTTCGACGACGACAATGGCGTGGTCAATCCCGACGGCACCGTGAAGGGGCTCAAGGGCCTGCGCGTCGCCGATGCCTCGATCATGCCGTCCGATTGCCGCGCCAACACCCATCTGACGACCGTCGTGATTGGCGAGCACATCGCACGGATGATGAAGCGCAAGACCACGGCCGGGGCGGTCCCGGCCTTGGCGAGTTAG